The following proteins come from a genomic window of Pyxidicoccus sp. MSG2:
- a CDS encoding phospholipase D-like domain-containing protein → MKLAWLVLGALFVTGCSYPNHRHDLRLRALPEGDPEARSLAFYQSLGVALEPGHRVDLVENGHIFDAIEREIRAARTSINIASYIWRPGVPSDRLLRAIQERQPGVACRVLVDPLGSVNFESVGLTLAKAGCEVRTFRPIQGSISSFDPNRIKMRMHRKLVVRDGEVGLTGGWGIWKSWLGDADGPDSWRDLAVRVEGPAAREMQVAFAQNWQEAGGDFLPASDFPAPLYVGEARAGFVASTNNRFMSNARRMTLLTIASARRRLWIANSYFIPSEAISDMLIEKVKQGVDVRVLVPGRHHDIDPVHAAQRSSYARLLEGGVRIWEYELSMMHSKTMLVDDSLSVVGSTNLDPLALGSSEECSVVVDDAGLAAGLAAAFEKDLGHSHEIHWSGWKRRGVLQKLVDQLPWFISDYL, encoded by the coding sequence GTGAAGCTGGCCTGGCTCGTGCTCGGCGCGTTGTTCGTCACCGGGTGCTCGTACCCCAACCACCGTCATGACCTGCGCCTGCGCGCGCTGCCGGAGGGCGACCCCGAGGCCCGCTCGCTCGCCTTCTATCAGTCGCTCGGCGTGGCGCTGGAGCCGGGCCACCGCGTGGACCTGGTGGAGAACGGCCACATCTTCGACGCCATCGAGCGGGAGATTCGCGCCGCCCGCACCAGCATCAACATCGCCAGCTACATCTGGCGCCCGGGGGTGCCGTCGGACCGGCTGTTGCGCGCCATCCAGGAGCGCCAGCCCGGCGTCGCCTGCCGCGTGCTCGTGGACCCGCTGGGCAGCGTCAACTTCGAGTCCGTGGGGCTCACGCTCGCGAAGGCCGGCTGCGAGGTGCGCACCTTCCGGCCCATCCAGGGGTCCATCTCCTCGTTCGACCCGAACCGCATCAAGATGCGCATGCACCGCAAGCTGGTGGTGCGCGACGGCGAGGTGGGGCTCACCGGCGGCTGGGGCATCTGGAAGAGCTGGCTCGGGGACGCGGACGGGCCGGACTCGTGGAGGGACCTCGCCGTGCGCGTGGAGGGCCCCGCCGCGCGCGAGATGCAGGTGGCCTTCGCGCAGAACTGGCAGGAGGCGGGCGGAGACTTCCTCCCGGCCAGCGACTTCCCCGCGCCGCTGTATGTGGGCGAGGCCCGCGCGGGCTTCGTCGCCAGCACCAACAACCGTTTCATGTCCAACGCGCGGCGGATGACGCTGCTCACCATCGCCTCGGCTCGGCGGCGGCTGTGGATTGCGAACTCGTACTTCATCCCCTCCGAGGCCATCAGCGACATGCTCATCGAGAAGGTGAAGCAGGGCGTGGACGTGCGGGTGCTGGTGCCCGGGCGGCACCATGACATCGACCCGGTGCACGCGGCGCAGCGGTCCTCGTATGCGCGGCTGCTCGAAGGGGGCGTGCGCATCTGGGAGTACGAGCTGTCGATGATGCACTCCAAGACGATGCTCGTGGACGACTCGCTGTCCGTCGTCGGCTCCACCAACCTGGACCCGCTGGCGCTGGGCAGCTCGGAGGAGTGCTCGGTGGTGGTGGACGACGCGGGGTTGGCGGCCGGGCTCGCCGCGGCGTTCGAGAAGGACCTGGGCCACTCCCACGAAATCCACTGGAGCGGGTGGAAGCGGCGCGGGGTGCTCCAGAAGCTGGTGGACCAGCTCCCCTGGTTCATCAGCGACTATCTCTGA
- a CDS encoding ABC transporter permease — protein sequence MNAIWDTLRLAFGTFVSNPLRSFLTLLGIVIGATTVVAMMGLIEGLRNQVNESLSELGTNCFQVQRLPFGGQLTPAQLARRPRFTDADLEAIRELPSVLTAAGEDSKGGFKVSTSLRESRANVSVWAGTPEYFQTNSVSIHAGRAFTDTEFLDQRRVVVIGQDLADTLFPGLEPLGQTLRMQGRSFLVIGTLKRKGGFLGGGSQDNNVMMPLTVFRQLFGVRDFRVSIQANSAEVVQRAQDEVTLLMRRRHALKPMEEDDFFVFSNESATEMFNNISQVISVASFGVCLLSLLVGGIGILNIMLVAVTERTREIGIRKALGAKKRRILAQFATEAVVLSLTGGVLGVGMGVGLAQLARWVIRLPTEVPFWAVALSLAMSCGVGLAFGIYPAARAAKLDPVEAMRTE from the coding sequence ATGAACGCAATCTGGGACACCCTGCGGCTGGCTTTCGGGACGTTCGTCTCGAATCCGCTGCGCTCCTTCCTGACGCTGCTGGGCATCGTCATCGGCGCCACCACGGTGGTGGCGATGATGGGGCTCATCGAGGGCCTGCGGAACCAGGTGAACGAGAGCCTGTCCGAGCTGGGCACCAACTGCTTCCAGGTGCAGCGGCTGCCCTTCGGCGGTCAGCTCACTCCGGCGCAGCTGGCGCGGCGGCCGCGGTTCACCGACGCGGACCTGGAGGCCATCCGTGAGCTGCCGTCGGTGCTGACGGCGGCGGGGGAGGACTCGAAGGGCGGGTTCAAGGTGTCCACGTCGCTGCGCGAGTCGCGGGCCAACGTGAGCGTCTGGGCGGGCACGCCGGAGTACTTCCAGACGAACTCGGTGTCCATCCACGCGGGACGGGCCTTCACGGACACGGAGTTCCTCGACCAGCGGCGCGTGGTGGTGATTGGCCAGGACCTGGCGGACACGCTGTTTCCCGGCCTGGAGCCGCTGGGGCAGACCCTTCGCATGCAGGGGCGCAGCTTCCTGGTGATTGGGACGCTCAAACGCAAGGGCGGCTTCCTGGGCGGAGGCAGCCAGGACAACAACGTGATGATGCCGCTGACGGTGTTCCGTCAGTTGTTCGGCGTGCGGGACTTCCGGGTGAGCATCCAGGCGAACTCGGCGGAGGTGGTGCAGCGCGCGCAGGACGAGGTGACGCTGTTGATGCGGCGGCGCCACGCGCTGAAGCCGATGGAGGAGGACGACTTCTTCGTGTTCTCCAACGAGAGCGCCACGGAGATGTTCAACAACATCTCGCAGGTCATCTCGGTGGCGAGCTTCGGCGTGTGCCTGCTGTCGCTGCTGGTGGGCGGCATCGGCATCCTGAACATCATGCTGGTGGCCGTGACGGAGCGGACGCGGGAGATTGGCATCCGCAAGGCGCTGGGCGCGAAGAAGCGGCGCATCCTCGCGCAGTTCGCCACCGAGGCGGTGGTGCTGTCGCTGACGGGCGGCGTGCTCGGCGTGGGGATGGGCGTGGGGCTCGCGCAGCTGGCGAGGTGGGTGATTCGGCTGCCCACGGAGGTGCCCTTCTGGGCGGTGGCGCTGTCGCTCGCGATGAGCTGCGGCGTGGGACTGGCCTTCGGCATCTACCCCGCCGCGCGCGCGGCGAAGCTGGACCCCGTGGAGGCCATGCGGACGGAGTAG
- a CDS encoding cysteine desulfurase family protein produces MSPPERPLYLDHNATTPVDAEVVDAMLPYLREEFGNPSSGHPYGRRARAALEEARAKVAALIGAKPGDILFTSGGTEANNLAIRGTTEARAERRHVLTSVIEHPATKLPCDTLEWRGWRVTWLPVDADGRVRVEDAARALDAAGADTALVTLMHANNETGVLQPVAEVAARAHRHGATVHTDAAQSVGKVPVDVEALGVDLLTLVGHKLRAPKGVGALYVRPGTPLRPFVLGGGQERGLRPGTENVPYAVALGAACELARVRLARGTAAQVALRERLWERLRAEVPGLALNGHPTERLPNTLNVRFPGVRGTDVLAAAPEVAASTGSACHEGGESASPVLRAMGLPEPEALGAVRLSLGPDTTGEQVDRAAAALVAAWRKVAGR; encoded by the coding sequence ATGAGCCCTCCCGAGCGCCCGCTGTACCTGGACCACAATGCCACCACCCCCGTCGACGCGGAGGTGGTGGACGCGATGCTGCCGTACCTGCGCGAGGAGTTCGGCAATCCCTCCAGCGGGCACCCCTACGGCCGTAGGGCCCGCGCCGCGCTGGAGGAGGCCCGCGCGAAGGTGGCGGCCCTCATCGGCGCGAAGCCCGGGGACATCCTCTTCACCTCGGGTGGCACCGAGGCCAACAACCTCGCCATCCGCGGCACCACCGAGGCCCGCGCGGAGCGGCGGCACGTCCTTACCTCCGTGATTGAGCACCCCGCTACGAAGCTGCCCTGCGACACGCTGGAGTGGCGGGGCTGGCGCGTGACGTGGCTGCCGGTGGACGCGGACGGGCGCGTGCGCGTGGAGGACGCGGCGCGCGCCCTGGACGCGGCGGGCGCGGACACCGCGCTGGTGACGCTGATGCACGCCAACAACGAGACGGGCGTCCTCCAGCCGGTGGCCGAAGTGGCGGCACGGGCCCACCGCCACGGCGCCACCGTGCACACGGATGCGGCGCAGTCGGTGGGCAAGGTGCCGGTGGACGTGGAGGCGCTCGGCGTGGACCTGCTCACGCTGGTGGGCCACAAGCTGCGCGCCCCCAAGGGCGTGGGCGCGCTGTACGTGCGGCCGGGCACACCGCTGCGGCCCTTCGTGCTCGGCGGCGGGCAGGAGCGGGGCCTGCGGCCGGGGACGGAGAACGTGCCCTACGCCGTGGCCCTGGGCGCCGCGTGTGAGTTGGCCCGCGTGAGGCTGGCGCGGGGCACCGCGGCCCAGGTGGCGCTGCGCGAGCGACTGTGGGAACGGTTGCGCGCGGAGGTGCCAGGGCTGGCGCTGAACGGCCATCCCACCGAGCGGTTGCCCAACACCCTCAACGTGCGCTTCCCGGGAGTGCGGGGCACCGACGTGCTGGCGGCGGCGCCGGAGGTGGCGGCGTCCACCGGCTCGGCCTGCCATGAGGGCGGCGAGTCCGCCTCACCGGTGCTGCGCGCCATGGGCCTCCCCGAGCCCGAGGCCCTGGGCGCGGTGCGCCTGTCCCTGGGGCCCGACACCACCGGCGAGCAGGTGGACCGGGCGGCGGCGGCGCTGGTGGCCGCGTGGCGGAAGGTGGCCGGGCGCTGA
- a CDS encoding GNAT family N-acetyltransferase, whose amino-acid sequence METQNVAERALIREARAEDDPAVGDLLVEAFITQYAKKLPDVVYTEERKRELRDVASRRKVASVLVAEVDGEIAGTVALFPPGAPGSEAWLPNAADLRGLATAVRYHGTGLARPLLDAAEDLARKWGMDAICLHVRKGADGVARMYMKRGYVREPSGDMDLPSVFLTAYALRLKA is encoded by the coding sequence ATGGAGACCCAGAACGTGGCGGAGCGGGCCCTCATTCGCGAGGCACGGGCCGAGGATGACCCGGCGGTCGGTGACCTGCTGGTGGAGGCCTTCATCACGCAGTACGCGAAGAAGCTGCCGGACGTCGTCTACACGGAGGAGCGCAAGCGCGAGCTGCGGGACGTGGCCTCGCGCCGGAAGGTGGCCTCGGTGCTGGTGGCGGAGGTGGACGGGGAGATTGCCGGGACGGTGGCCCTGTTCCCCCCGGGCGCGCCGGGCTCGGAGGCGTGGCTGCCGAACGCGGCGGACCTGCGCGGCCTGGCCACCGCCGTGCGCTACCACGGCACCGGGCTGGCCCGGCCGCTGCTCGACGCGGCCGAGGACCTGGCGCGCAAGTGGGGAATGGACGCGATATGCCTCCACGTCCGCAAGGGCGCGGACGGCGTCGCGCGCATGTACATGAAGCGCGGCTACGTGCGCGAGCCGTCGGGTGACATGGACCTGCCCTCCGTGTTCCTCACGGCATACGCGCTTCGACTCAAGGCGTGA
- a CDS encoding ABC transporter permease, translating into MSFRVDVWEGGRIALFSLRSNRLRTVLTTVGIGVGVCTLLAIVGIIQGINRSFDDQLSQIGANTLQISKFPWTMGGNWWEYRNRKDLSADLVGPIVAASEHVLAAAPIYFDRVEGRFLDRKMASVTIVGTTPDYSTVSSFVVDSGRFLTDADLDQRSSVAVIGAEVVRSLFPSINPIGHRILLEGKPYRVVGTLEAKGTILGENQDLVVMVPYRTFLSHFGKRQSPNIAVAVDSPDHVLDVQDAITPVLRRERNTPPELGDDFAINRPEQLANMYKQLTGALYGAATGVGFITLLVGGIGIMNIMLVSVRERTREIGVRRALGARKRTIILQFLMEASSVSALGGTIGTLAGLGLAYTVSMITPLAAAVQPLTVVFGVGFAATVGLLFGIWPAARAANLDPVEALRHE; encoded by the coding sequence GTGAGCTTCCGGGTCGATGTGTGGGAGGGCGGGCGGATTGCCCTGTTCTCGCTCCGTTCCAATCGCCTGCGGACGGTGCTGACGACGGTGGGCATTGGCGTGGGCGTGTGCACGTTGCTGGCCATCGTCGGCATCATCCAGGGCATCAACCGCTCCTTCGACGACCAGCTCTCCCAGATTGGCGCCAACACGCTGCAGATCTCCAAGTTCCCGTGGACGATGGGCGGCAACTGGTGGGAGTACCGCAACCGCAAGGACCTGTCCGCGGACCTGGTGGGCCCCATCGTCGCCGCGTCCGAGCACGTGCTGGCCGCCGCGCCCATCTACTTCGACCGCGTGGAGGGCCGCTTCCTGGACCGGAAGATGGCCTCGGTGACGATTGTCGGCACCACGCCGGACTACTCCACCGTGTCCTCTTTCGTCGTGGACAGCGGGCGCTTCCTCACCGACGCGGACCTGGACCAGCGCTCCTCGGTGGCCGTCATCGGCGCGGAAGTCGTCCGCTCGCTCTTCCCCAGCATCAACCCCATCGGCCACCGCATCCTCCTGGAGGGCAAGCCCTACCGCGTGGTGGGGACGCTGGAGGCCAAGGGCACCATCCTCGGAGAGAACCAGGACCTGGTGGTGATGGTGCCCTACCGCACCTTCCTCTCTCACTTCGGCAAGCGGCAGTCGCCCAACATCGCGGTGGCGGTGGACTCGCCGGACCACGTGCTCGACGTGCAGGACGCGATTACCCCTGTGCTGCGCCGCGAGCGCAACACGCCCCCCGAGCTGGGGGACGACTTCGCCATCAACCGGCCGGAGCAGCTGGCCAACATGTACAAGCAGCTCACCGGCGCGCTCTACGGCGCGGCCACGGGCGTGGGCTTCATCACGCTGCTGGTGGGCGGCATCGGCATCATGAACATCATGCTGGTGTCGGTGCGCGAGCGGACGCGGGAGATTGGCGTGCGGCGGGCGCTGGGCGCGCGCAAACGCACCATCATCCTCCAGTTCCTGATGGAGGCCTCGAGCGTGTCCGCGCTGGGCGGCACCATCGGCACGCTGGCGGGGCTGGGGCTGGCGTACACGGTGTCGATGATTACGCCGCTGGCTGCGGCGGTGCAGCCGCTCACCGTCGTCTTCGGCGTGGGCTTCGCGGCCACGGTGGGGTTGCTGTTCGGCATCTGGCCGGCGGCGCGGGCGGCGAACCTGGACCCGGTGGAAGCGCTCCGCCACGAGTGA